The sequence GAGCATCCTCAACTGTTTCCAGATAAGCTTTTAGCTGACCAGGCGGTATCTGCTCTTCATCCTTGATCTGATAAATAGCGGGTAATCGCGAATAAAGAGGAGTCCTTAGATCACTCATGCCGAACATTCCTCCGGACTTACATTTTGACTTACCTGAATCTCTAACTGCTTTTCATGAAGCTGGAAAAGCCCGTTGGAAGGACAAGCCAGTGTTGGGTAACTCGCAAAAGCGTTCGGCAATTGCAACTCATCGGGTGTACCCCCACTTGGAAAAACATAATGGGCTTGATGCTTCACCCAATTAACCCCCTCCACTTGCTGGACTACACCCTCGATCCGATTAGTATACTCATGTTGTCCGATCTGGCGCTCAGATAGACTAAAGAGGCCTGACTCCGGATCTTCTTCACCTTCTATCGCTCCCAACGCCTTTCTGACATCCATCAATACCGCATCCGATAGATACGAAGGATTTAATCCAATAAGAATTTTCAAATAAATGTAATGAAAATAGGAGGGAACTACCTTAATAGGATAACGTTGTGTTCCTCTGCAACGATTGTAGCCGCTCAGTGTTTCGCGGACAGCCTCAAACTCAGCTTCGCGCCCTGATTCCATGAGAACCGTAATCTGGATACATGGCATATTGTCTTCAAAAGCCCATGAAACAATTGCCTTGATAATACCCGGTATGGACAGCGCTTCCTTCTCATAATCTTGCATACTCACCATGCGGCCTAAACTTTGCACTTTACCGGGCGCCGCCTCGCGAGCATTACCAGCACTCTCAGGTTCAGCCCCTCCAGTAGCGGATGCTGGCATCAAGACTTTCTTCAAATCTTTGACACGAGCATTGACACTAGGCTTTGATCCATCTTTAAGCTTTCCGTATGCACCAGAGCCAGTCTTATAAGAGGCCGTTACATTACTCTTACCCGAAGGTAGGCGAGCGCCATGCACCCCATCCCCAAATTGTACCCAGCTTTCGCCTTTTGAGTCCTGCCTGACGATATAAATTTGCTCCTCAGCATCTTTTCCAAAGAAGGTGTCTACCTTTGTCCATAGCTTATCATTCACATAGACTTCCAGCTCAGGAATTTCTGGAGGCGTCGCACTCGTGCTCATATGATAAGTCAAAGGGGCTTTGGGTAACCTATATGTTTGAAAGGTCTGACGGTTATCTCCATTTCCCAATATAGCTACAGGCATTTTTTTACCCTGTTTCGCCAGAGCCAGGTTCCCGTAGACAGTCACGGAAGGATTGGCTTCATCAAACTCTTGTATATCGAAGCAGTCCAGAGTTTGATCAAATGTTAGCTTCCAAAATTTCTTATACCATTCAGGTTCCGGACCAAGCGCTTGATAGGGTGGTACGTTAGGATAGAAAAATTCATATTCATTAGTGCAAGATAAAATCAGCCCTTCTTTCTCTTCCTTTTGCAAACACAATGTCCTCCCAGCTAACTTTGAGGCTTCTTCACGAGTTCCATAATAGTAAAGCGAATTAAAAGACTCATCAGGCTCAACTTGGAACTGTCTTTCTGAACAAACGATGAATGCTGGACTTACCACTTCATGCATGACAATGGACTGCAACTCACTTTGAGGAGTGGTGAAGTAATAAAGTGGATCAAGTTCATCTAACCCATTGGGATCTAGAGCAAGAACTGTTGTCGCACTATTGAGCGCCCCCCATTTCCTACTTTCTTGACGAACCTCTTTGATTTCAAGGTCCAATGCAAACCTCTGGTCATTTACGATACTCTGGTTAGACACAATATGCCCGGTGCAAATGATACGCGTTCCTACTGTTATATCCTGGACTTCATATTCAAGGGGGAAATCCCCAGCTTTCAACTCACTGTAAAATTCCTCCATCCCAGAAGACACTGCCGTATCTAAATCCAAATAGCGCTTTGTAAGAACCGACTCTACCTTCTCGACGCCTCCCGTGGCATTCAGCTTGATCACCTGCACTGGTGCGTTGTGTCCAAAATGTTTAAAACTTCTTCCTATCTTATACGCTTTCACTGGGCCCGTTTGAGAACCGCGCAGTTTCCCCTCTAAATGAAGAATGATTCTATCTAAAACTACCTCTACGTCCTTGACTTGAATAATCTCAGCGGTGCGGTTGAAATCTTGATAATCCCAATACACGCGATCTGGGAGAATAACGATACGATCTCCTGCCTGTATATCTAACTGAGAAGTATCTGCAAAAGGCTGGGAATCGAGTTGATGAACTTCTAATGTTTGCGCCCCTATACCGAGATGCACATTAGCTTCAAACCTTTTGCGATAGAGACGAAATTGGTTTAAATGTGGATGAGCCATAAAGGCGTTAGCCACTTGAAAATGATCCGTCTCACTTCTTTCTTCTAGATCAGCCTGAAGAGGAAGTCCCTGTGGAATATTAACTTCCTTATCCCCTTTGATTTCGAATGCAAAAAAAGATTTCCCTCCCAATCCAGGTGACAACCTATAACCCAAAAGGCGAACGAGATCATTAACACTCTCGCGCCATGTGGCTGTTCTAAGAAACGTTTCGTTTGCATAATTCTCTTGATAAAAGGTAAGGATGTCACCTAAGACTGATACGCCTTCCAAAAGAGCAATGGCAGGGTCATCAGCCTCCCGATGCGTCCATTCAGCAAGCGCTTCTTTGGTATTCAACTCATTCAACAAAAACGCTCTAATATCTGCGTAGCTGCCGATGCGATAATGAATTTTATCTAAGCCAGGGCGATTATTTACCTTAGCGGGAAAACCCACAGCAGAAATGCAGTGATTGGTAGAATCCATAGTCATTTTCTACCTCCTTTCATATCAAAACGAATGAACCCACTTTCCATATGATTGGGATCATTGCGAACCTGAATAATTTCTTGCGGAGAAATTTCTATCTTTTTTCCAGTCCCTGGAGTATGAGCATTCCAACGCCTCATATTGATAAAGCGGATGCGGTCTATGCCAGTAATCTCATAAATCCTTCCAGCTATTTGACTCTCGTAGAGTGCTTGACCAAAGGTCCATTCATCTGGATGAAAGAAACCTCGACGTCCATCAGGAGTATGGAACTCAGAAAACTCGTTTTCTAAAATATAGCGAATATCCTGCCGCCAATAATCCGCGTGAATACAAACTGAGACAAAAATCTCTAATGGAACAAAATTTGGAGTACGTATCTCATAATCTTCTCCCAGCAAACGAAAGACCTCTAGATGACTGCGTATTTCCTCGTCTAACTCACTATTAATTTCTGTGGTTCCCATCGGATCAACGATAATTCGCACCGTTCGCCAACTACCGACCCATGCATAAGAAGCAGAAGCTCTAGACACCTTTTCAAGCTCCTCAACCCTCTTTACATAATCAACCAGAGTGACGGCACGCAACTGCTTGGCACGGTAAGCCTCAGGAGCATTTCTTAAAATAGAGTCCACACTTTCCGGATCCCTACCATTGGTCACATCAAACGGATTCCAGCAATGCTTAATTTCCGGGGTGGCTTTAGAATCAAAGGAACTCAGTGAGTCAGCCCCCACATTCCCGATGACGCCACCGCCTACTTGGTAAGAACAATGAATAATAGCTCCGTCTGGCAGAGCTTTCCCGTTCACTCCATCACCAAAACGCAAGAAGCCTCTTTTCAATTCATCTACTTCCACGACAAAATGATCCCCATTCTCATCACTTCCATCACTGTGAATCAAACTGATCACTTCATCCCAATCATCTTTGCCTCCACCAGGTATTTCCACTTGCAAGCGAATACTAGATCGAGAAGGTTCTTGTCCTCCTGGCTCAGTAGGTATAAATGCTAATGGGGTCTCCGGTAATGTACAGATAACCCCTCTTTCTGTCCGCTCAAAATGATAATCAGTACTTTCAATCAATTTCTCACTCGGCTCCAAAAAACGGAAACGTCTAGGAGCACCTTGGTAAACTTCTACTAAGTTTCCATGAAACAAACTAATATCCTCCACCTTCCCTGTTGGCCCATCTACTACAAAACAATAGTTTGCATGCAAAGCATCCTCTGGTTTCCAATGCACACGTAGGATCCATGCTGATGTTTGTGGATCTTGAATAACCTCAGAATCCTCATCGTCTGTAAGCAATTCAAGCAATTGCCTTTTAATGGGATCACGTCCTGCACTTTGACCTGTTCGAGGATTCAAATGCTCTTGTAGAACCAAGCGTGTAAATTTCTTTTCTTTGAGCAAACCTCGCACCTCTTCAACAGCGGCTTGATTCGAATCCACCAATTTTAAGTCCGCAGAAGTGCTGCCCTCTGCTAAGGCGGGAACGGTATCACTCCAAGTATAAAGTGACATCCTATTGAGCAAACGGTGGGTAAATCTGTCTTCTCTGACAGAAAATGATACGCCCGCACTCCCATCCTTTTCATACCCGGTTTGAATAACAAAGTCTTTTGCTATGATGTGTGCATCAACGTTCTGAACTTCACAAGCGAGTAAAGCGCTAGACTGATTACCTTGATGAATATGATAATCCACCATTCGCACATGACGCGCTAAAGATATACGCTTCCGCGCTGACCCCAAATAAGCCTCATTGGCGACTCTATCCTGATAATCACTCAACTCATCTGCTGCAGCACTAAAAAGGTCAATCAAAACATCATCCAAAGCTGCTCGACTCGTTGGTGTCCAATGAGGAACGCGCTGTGTCATCATAGCCATCATCGTATGACGAAAAGAATCAAAGTCCTTAGCCAGGTAATTTATGTTTGGCTCTAGTTTCGGTTTCTCGGGAATCTGCCACTCTGGAGCGCAATTCACATTGAAGCAGCCAGGTCTAAACTTAAAATCAATCTCATTAAAAACAGGATCTATATTCCTATACACAATGTTTAAGGTATATGTCGAATAATCACCTATGGGGCTCACTATTAAGCGAAGCTTCTTTTTACTCACATCACCCGTGACTTGAGTCACTTGGACTTGGCCTGCGGCATTGCCACCTAAAACACGATGTCCTCCTCTGATAGGGAAAATAGTAGTTGCTAAATCAGGGCTCGTAGAAAGATCCCTTATCATATTCGAAAGCTCATTCTCATTGTAAAAATACAAATCTAACACGGCCTCTTGGGAAGAGACTGCAGGCTGTAAGGCGACTAAAACTAAATGAATGCCATTCAAGCTACCTAGGGTAGCTGCTCTCTTACTGATAGCCTCTTGATCAATAATCGCCATAACTATCCCGTACCTCTCTGAAATTTCAAAACTCTCGGTTGGTCTTGTCCTGCTATGTGGTAACGGACCGACACCAGCATCTCATCATCCTGACCGAACTCTGCCTGAACATCCTCCAAAGTAACTCGGTGTCCCAACCACCGTGAAATGGCTTGTGTAATGCGAGCTTTCACCAAGCCTTTCGTATTCTCGTCGACATTTTCAAAGACTAACTGCCTTAAACCACCACCAAACTCAGGAAGAAATAGCCGTTCGCCAGGATTCGTCAGTAGAAGTTGCATCAGCTCCTCGTGAATCTGTTGCTCCACACTTTGCACCTGGACGCTGCGACCATTCGAGCCGATATGAAAAGGAAATGAAAGATGGGAACCACTCATACACTATCTACATTCGTTGGTGTATTAGCAACTACCGCAGTCCCTTGAAAAGCCTTCTCAGCATTCTCGCATTTGCCCATACTTGCTTCAGTTAATAGCGCATACTTTCCTACTTTCACCTTTGAAGCGCCACCCGACCATTTGACACTAACGCAAGGCGAATATTTAGAACCCACGGTGAATGGACATCCCACCACTTGATGGGTTTCGTTTTCCAAAAGCAAAGACGCCTCAGAGGCTTTGACTTTACTCTTTGAACTTGAGAACACGACCTTACCACCATGTGGACACATGACCGTGCTGGCTGTTGTTAAAAGTTTAGGCATTCCATGTAACTCCTATCCAATACTCATTCCGACATCATTGACTGTTAAACTAATTCCGTTTGGTGTGAGGGACACCTTTGCTGCTTTCAGCTCGATTGCTAACTCCGTTTTTTTCATACTCAGTTTCGCACCCTCGGCATGCTCTATACTGACCTCACCTACCTTATCATCCAAAATGACTTTGTGGCCTGCTGTTGATACGATAGCACGAGCTTCATTATCTTGAGGCTCAGGTCTTTCATCATCCGCCCAAAGCATTCCACACCAAATCGGTATACTTATGTTACCGCCGGCACATTCGATCCAGACGAGGCTTTCCACTTCGGGAATAAAATTCATGCCGTGCTTATTGCCAGCAAAAGGGAGGCATGGCCAAGCCCAGGGAGACCATTCATCTTCTCCGTAAATAGCAGGGACTTCAGCTCGAATCCTGCCCAGTTTATCGGGATCATCCACATCTCTCACAATACCGGGATACTTACCATAGGTATTGTGCTCGGAGCTTTTGATTACTCCTACTAAAAGGTCTTCATGAACATCTGTGGGCATCTGACTACTTTCTTCTGTCCTTCCTATTAAAAAATGGCTTCCTCTGGAGTTGATGAAATGCTGACATCCGAAATGGCATTACTTACCAATGAAAAAGACTGCGTGTAAATAGAGGGTGTAATGGTATGCGTCACACGTGTGATCACATAATTGGTACTGACCTTGGTCTCACCTGCTTTGACTGTCACCATTTGATAAGGCTGCAAGACTCCATGATAACATTCATGCGATAGGCTCCCCTCCCCTTTTAATACCATAGAACCTGCGTCCGTCTTACCTTGAGCATAGGTCTCTGCGTCTACTCGGCTCGGTGCAGGCACAATCAACACTTCATCTTCATCCTCTTGCTCACCATCGGTTGCCTCAGCATCCCCTAGCAAATTGGTATTTTCAAAACTGGACTCATGCCACCGAATCGATTTGGTACCGAGATCAAAAGAGAATGACCTGACTCGCTTCTTCTTACTCAGCTCAGCCTCCACATGAAAATCTGAAATATTTCTTCCGCTTCCTACCACCACCAGTGGAGGAGGTCCATCACTGGCCAACTCATTCGGATATGATTTTAAACACCCAATACTCTTACCCACTGTTTCAGCCGGTAAAACATAACCATGCTTGTTATAATATTCTGCAATCTCTTGGATCACTCGCATATTACTCAAGCGTTGAAACAACACAGGATCCACACTCTCTTGTGTTTCCTTTAATTCATCAACCTCCACCGACTCAATAGTCTCAATTTCTTTGAAGAGCTCCTCAACAATCTCTTGAAAAGATTTGTTCTCTAAATACTTTGGTTTTTTCTTACGATGCAGTTTTGCACTATCATCTTGAAAGCGAAAATGCACCAGGCTACTGCCAGGCTGAGAACTCAAATCCCCTTGATACCCGACCAAAGGGCCATCAATAAGTGGAATAAATTGACCATCTCCTGGGTCAATTTCTATTCTGACACGGGAAAACTTCTTATTCAAATCTTCGTCTAATCCTCTCCAGCTTCCAGCCTCATCCATGCAAAGCGGAAATTGAAGCCTAGCCTCCCAAGCCATGTCTACCTCTTGCTCGACCACAATAGACTCTATACTCCCTAGCTCCTCCTCAGTAGCGGGTTCGTTTCCAAAATAGACTCTGAATTGTTTGTCTGCCATTAGTGCTTGGGAATCTTGATAGAATTGTTTGAATCTTCGACCAGCTTATTAGCCACCAATTCACTGTTCGCATCTGCTATATGCCAAAATTTACTGGAATCATTAAAATGCTTTTGCGCTAAGGTATCTAACCGTTCTTCTTGGGTGAAAGCCACTGGCTGGCTTGATGGCTTCGGTAGCTTTCTGAGCTTAATTGCCGACACACTCTGATCCACCTTATTGGTGGTTTGCACAATGTCCACTTTTGCATATCTAGATGAGTCTAAAAACATGATAACCTCTCATTTCATTTATGCTCTAAACATCCACGACCATTTCAATTGCCTGTTCCACGGTATTTGCTAGGTTCGCTATGGCCATGGCCTCCTTCACAATATCCGTGTAAGTCTTTGCCCCTTTCGCTAACCAATCATCAGAACATGGATCAACATCTTGAACAGCCATGGTAATCGATACCTCTGCCTGTGTTGGATTGAGCAAAAAATCATATTGTTGCTCATTGATTGTCATCGATTGAATGGTTACAGGAAGCACCCTCGTGGGGCCCCACATAAAAATGATCTTAGGATATTTCTCTCTTGGGATCGGTTGCGCTGGAACATCTTCATCACCCCCCGAAATGGCATCGCCAATCGCGTCGATCGCCTCACCTATGAGTCCTGCAATGATGTTACTTGGCTGCACCATTTTTTCCAAAGCCGCCAACTGTGGACCAATGCCAAACCCACGGGCGAGAATTTTATTATCTTTCAAGAGGTCTGCTGCATGAAAATGGGCTGTTAGCGAAAGTGTTTCCACAGGCATGTCTCCCGCTTGTCCTGTTTCACGGCTATTAGCTCCAGTCGGACGCTCAGGCACATTGATCGTTCTCGATAAGCTCTCAGGATTAAATTGAAAGATTACGATATTTGGAATTGGACCAATCAAGCCCGAACCATACTCCAGCAATAATCCTCTAAATCGAAATCCCATTAAGCCTTTTCACCCTTTCCTTGCCCTACCTCACGATGAAGACTCTCCGTAATATGCGAGACCATGCGCCTATTCAAATCATCTGCACTGTCATTCTCTCTTGCTATCAATTTTGCAGTGTGAATCTCTGGCACCTGCACTGCTTTCGCTAAGCCATCGACCGGTATTTGAGACAGTGCACTCACTAAATGATCTTTCAAAGATGCCGCAGCCGCGCGTG comes from Verrucomicrobiota bacterium and encodes:
- a CDS encoding GPW/gp25 family protein, with amino-acid sequence MSGSHLSFPFHIGSNGRSVQVQSVEQQIHEELMQLLLTNPGERLFLPEFGGGLRQLVFENVDENTKGLVKARITQAISRWLGHRVTLEDVQAEFGQDDEMLVSVRYHIAGQDQPRVLKFQRGTG
- a CDS encoding phage baseplate assembly protein V — protein: MPTDVHEDLLVGVIKSSEHNTYGKYPGIVRDVDDPDKLGRIRAEVPAIYGEDEWSPWAWPCLPFAGNKHGMNFIPEVESLVWIECAGGNISIPIWCGMLWADDERPEPQDNEARAIVSTAGHKVILDDKVGEVSIEHAEGAKLSMKKTELAIELKAAKVSLTPNGISLTVNDVGMSIG